The DNA region TGGACAGCGGGCGAGGCGATCGGCGGCACGGTGAGCGATCTCGTCGGCGCCGCGCTCGACCCGGAAACGGTGCTGCGCAGAGGCGGTGTCATGCAGACGACCCACCGCCACCGCAACGGCTCGACCTTGGCCATCCGCATCTCGGCCGCGGAAATGAACGACGGTTTCGTCCTGGTCTGCGCCGACGAAACGGCTCGCCGACGAGCCGAACAGCACTACAGCACGGTGGTCGCGTCGCTCGACGAAGGCGTGGTCGTGATCGGCCCCGGCGGGCTCATCGAATCGGCCAACCCCGCGGCGTGCCGGATCATCGGCGTCGGCCACGACGACCTCATCGGTGTCCCGTGCGTGACGCTGGAGCTGTACGACGAACAGGGCCGCATCCCGCCCGCCCGGATGCCGTCGGTGGTGACCCGGCGCACCGGGGCCACGCTGACCGGCCTCGTGCTGCGGCTGAGGAGGCCGGCGGGCGACGACGTCTGGATTTCGCTGACCTCGCGGCTGCTGACCCCGGAAGACCCGTCGGTCCAGGCGGTGGTCGCCTCGTTCACCGACATCACCGAACGCCGCGCCATCGGCGAGCGGCTCGCCCACGAGGCGACGCACGACCCGCTCACCGAACTCGCGAACCGGACGCTGGTGCTGGACAGTCTCGCCGAAGCATTGTCCGGCGCGGGCCGCGCCGAGCTGACCACGCTGCTGTTCATCGATCTCGACAAGTTCAAGGTGATCAACGATTCCCTCGGGCATTCCGTCGGCGACAAGGTGCTCCGCATCGCGGGCGAGCGGCTGCGCCGCGGCATCGGCGAGAACGATCTCGTCGGCAGGCTCGGCGGCGACGAATTCGTCGTCGTCACCGCGGAGATCACCGAACCGGACGAGATCAAGGCGCTGGCGGAACATCTGCGCGAAGCACTGACCGAGCCGATCACCGTCAACGGCAGGCAGCTGCACATCGACGCCAGCATCGGCATCGTCACCGCCGCCAACGACGACACCCGGACCGCCGAAGATCTGCTGCGGGACGCGGATGTCGCCATGTACCAAGCGAAAACGCTCGGCCGCGCGCGCTACGAGTTCTTCGACGTCGAGCTGCGCGAGCGGATGCAGCGGCGGCTGCGCATGGAGCAGGACCTGCGCGACGCCCTGCAGAACGAGGAACTCTGGACGGCGTACCAGCCGGTCGTGGACATCGAATCCGGCGAGATGGTCGCGGTGGAGGCGTTGCTGCGCTGGAAACATCCCGCGCACGGCACGATCTCGCCCGCCGAGTTCATCCCGCTGGCCGAGGAAAGCGATCTGATCAACCTGATCGGCAAGTACGTCCTGCGCACGACCACCCGCGAGATCGCCAGGCGGCGCGAGCAGCTCGGCATCGACCTCAACCTCAAGGTGAACCTCTCGGCCCGGCAGCTGGACGATCCGCATCTGGTGGCCGGGGTGCAGGACGCGCTGAAGACCACCGGGCTCCCGCCGCACGCGCTGACCCTCGAAGTCACCGAGAGCGCGCTGATGCGGGACCAGGCCGCGGCCGCCGAAGTCCTGACGTCGCTGCGCGATCTCGGTGTCTCCTTGGCGATCGACGATTTCGGCACCGGCTACTCGTCGCTCGCCCAGCTGCAACGGCTCCCGTTGGATACGCTCAAGATCGACCGCACCTTCGTCACCGGCATCGCGGAATCGCGTGACGCGGCCGCGATCGTCAAGAGCATCATCGCGATGGCGCACGCCGTCGACCTGATCGTCGTCGCCGAAGGTGTCGAAGACGAAGAGCAGCTCGCGATTCTCCGTGAGCTGCACTGTGACCAGGCGCAGGGCTTCCACCTCGGTCGCCCCGCGCCGCCGGACGAACTTTTCGGAGCAGCTGGATGAGTGTCGAGATCAAAGCCGGAGAAGACCGCTACGACATCGTCGTGGACGGGAAACCCGCCGGGTTCCTGGAAACCCGCACGCGTACCGACGCGATCCTGTTCCTGCACACCGAGATCTCGGACGACTTCGCGGGCCAGGGCCTGGCGGGCAAGCTCGTGACCGCCGCGCTCGACGACGTCCGGTCGCAGGGCAGGTCCGTCCTGCCCTACTGCCCGTACGTGCGTTCCTTCATCGCGAAGCACCGTGAGTACGAGGACCTCGTGCCCGAGGACAAGCGCGCCGAATTCGAGCTTTGAGCCCTCATCCCGGGTAGATCGTCAGCAGTTTCGCGAGCTCGTCCTCGGTGAGGACGACGTCCAGCTCGCGCAGTGTCGCGTCGAGCCGCTCGGGCGGGATCGTGGTGGTCTCCTTGGTCCCGTCCGGGCGTTCGACGGTGAACTCTTCGCCGACCAGTTTGCGGCTGAGCCCTTCCTCCAGGCGCATGACCACCAGCTGCCCGGTGAACGGCGACCGCGGATGTGTCGACGTGTAGTGGTGGTAGACCTCGTAGTCGATCCGGTGCATCGGCGTGAGCGTGAAGGCGTGCAGGTCGGTCCAGTCTTCGCCCTCCTTCTTCTGCAGGCGCCACCAGTCGCCGTCGGCGACGAGCCGGTGCGGCCAGCCCGCCTGATCCACCACCGCGCCGTCGACCAAGGGCATCGGCACCAGCATCCCGGCGCCGAAGCCGACGTCGACCAGGTGCTGGACGCCGTCCGCCTCGACCGCGAGCGTCATATGCGTGTACGGCCCGTTCTTCTGCGGCTGCACGCGGGCGACCAGGCGGCGCACGGGGTAGCCGAGCTGCTCGGCGGCCGCGGCGAAAAGGCTTCCGTGCTCGTAACAGTAGCCACCGCGATGACGGCCGACGAGTTTTCCGATCACGTCTTCGAGGGCGATTCCCTTGTGCTGCCCCAAAACCACGTCGACGTTCTCGAACGGGACGGCGAGGACGTGCGCCTTCGCCAGCTCTCGCAACGCGGCGGCGGAGGGCGTCTCGCGCTTCTGACCGATCCGGCCGAGGTACGCGTCGAGGTCGAGGGTGCCGACGGTCCATTCGTCGACCTGCTCAGGTGCGATTGTCATGCCCCGAGATTGACACCTCCACCTAACTCGAAGTCAAGGCCGGCCAACTGGTAACTGGCAACGGCCACCGACTTTCGTCACTTCCACGGACGAGTGACGATTGGCCACCCTTCCGGAGTGAGCCGGTGAAACACACCGGCCTGGAAGGAGAAAGCAGATGAGGACTCGTACCCTCGTCGCCGGTCTGCTGACCGGCGCGGCCGCCGTGCTCGGGTTGGCGATGCCTGCTGCCGCCGCCGAACCGCCCTCGGGCGTACAGCCGCTGATCGTGGGCGGTGTGGACGCGACCGAAACCTACAGCTTCATGGCGTCCATGCAGACCAAGAGCGGCGACCACAACTGTGGCGCGTCCCTGATCAGCCCGGAGTGGCTGGTGACCGCCGCGCACTGCGTCGAGGGTGAGCAGCCGTCGAACTGGCAGTACCGCATCAACACCACCGACCACACCAAGGGCGGCGAGGTCGCCGAGGTGGACAAGTTCGTGGTCCACGAGAAGTACGACGGCTCCGGCCCGTACGACATCGCCCTGGTGCACCTGACCAAGCCGGCGGAGGCGGCGCCGATCGAGATCGGCCAGTCGCCGGCGGCGGGCACCGACGTGCGGGAGATCGGCTGGGGGCTGACCTGCCCCACGCGCGGCTGCGGTGAGGCGCCGGTGGTGCTCCAGCAGCTCGACACCAAGATCGCCGAAGACTCCGGATGCTCCGGCTCCGGCGCGTACGACGCGCAGAGCGAGCTCTGCATGGACAACCAGGGTGGCAAGGCGAGCGCCTGCTACGGCGACTCGGGCGGCCCCGCCGTGGTCAAGAACGGCGACAAGTGGACGCTGGTCGGCGCCACCAGCCGCGGTCAGACCGCCAGCTGCCCGGAAATGCCGGGCATCTACACCGACGTGACCGCGTTCACCGACTGGATCAAGCAGCAGACCGGCAAGTAGACACCGTCAGTGCGCGGTGGCGCCCGATACTCCTGCGATATCGGACGCCGCCGCGCACTGCTGTGTAATCGGCCTCAGGCATGAAAAAACCGCCTCGATGCTGATCGAGGCGGTTCGTTGAGCGGTGGCCAGGGCCGGGGTCGAACCGGCGACCTTCCGCTTTTCAGGCGGACGCTCGTACCAACTGAGCTACCTGGCCGGGAACGCCGGCGAGGAGCCGAACGATCTTGCGACCCTGACGGGACTCGAACCCGCGACCTTCGCCGTGACAGGGCGACGCGCTAACCAACTGCGCCACAGGGCCTTGCATACTGCTTTGTAACTGTACTGCGTACTCCCAACGGGATTCGAACCCGCGTTGCCGCCTTGAAAGGGCGGAGTCCTAGGCCGCTGGACGATGGGAGCCCGGTTCGGTTTCGGCGAACCGACCGACCCGCGCTCTCCGGTGTCCCCGGGAGCGAACATAACTATAGGACACCCCCATTTCCGCTCCCGCACAGGGGGTCCTCTAGTTGTTCACAGGGCTGGGACCTGCGAGAACGCGGCGAGTTCAGGATATCAGGACCAAGGCGTCCTCGAGGGCTCCGAGGCGCCGCCGAAGCTCCTCCCGCTCGTCGCCCGTGAGAGTGACGGCGAGGAGCTCGGCCACGCGCCGATCGGTCAGGTCCTCCGCGTGCCGCCACCGCTGCCGCAGATCGCCCTTCGCCTCCGCCGCGGCGATCAGCCGGTCGGCGGCCTCCTCGGACCACGCGGTGCGCAGGAGGCGGGCGCGGCCGCCTTCCGGATCCGCGACGACCGCCTCGGGCACCGTCAGGCCCACCGCGCGAAGGGCGGCGAA from Amycolatopsis sp. EV170708-02-1 includes:
- a CDS encoding EAL domain-containing protein, whose product is MEADALAVPGAGNSGRPAGAPLGNEPLGDLGLAGDHAAIWSYDFEAETLSWLPGLENLLGGGTLTEAEIESRLADLVAPLTSGTRTSPPWREFELEQSFRNPAGEIRWVRLRARTIGDDSGSSGLLGIATDVTDVRENRQALEDLTDRYRLLVELSPDAVCVHEAGVVTYVNRAALTALGASSTAELIGRPIMDFVADESLPALLDRIASLHRQGASTVPADTVMLRLDGTKYLVQSISVRTTWEGRPAFQVIMRDISAQKAAEATLRYQAALISHVSDAIIATSGSGVVTSWNPAAENVYGWTAGEAIGGTVSDLVGAALDPETVLRRGGVMQTTHRHRNGSTLAIRISAAEMNDGFVLVCADETARRRAEQHYSTVVASLDEGVVVIGPGGLIESANPAACRIIGVGHDDLIGVPCVTLELYDEQGRIPPARMPSVVTRRTGATLTGLVLRLRRPAGDDVWISLTSRLLTPEDPSVQAVVASFTDITERRAIGERLAHEATHDPLTELANRTLVLDSLAEALSGAGRAELTTLLFIDLDKFKVINDSLGHSVGDKVLRIAGERLRRGIGENDLVGRLGGDEFVVVTAEITEPDEIKALAEHLREALTEPITVNGRQLHIDASIGIVTAANDDTRTAEDLLRDADVAMYQAKTLGRARYEFFDVELRERMQRRLRMEQDLRDALQNEELWTAYQPVVDIESGEMVAVEALLRWKHPAHGTISPAEFIPLAEESDLINLIGKYVLRTTTREIARRREQLGIDLNLKVNLSARQLDDPHLVAGVQDALKTTGLPPHALTLEVTESALMRDQAAAAEVLTSLRDLGVSLAIDDFGTGYSSLAQLQRLPLDTLKIDRTFVTGIAESRDAAAIVKSIIAMAHAVDLIVVAEGVEDEEQLAILRELHCDQAQGFHLGRPAPPDELFGAAG
- a CDS encoding GNAT family N-acetyltransferase, which produces MSVEIKAGEDRYDIVVDGKPAGFLETRTRTDAILFLHTEISDDFAGQGLAGKLVTAALDDVRSQGRSVLPYCPYVRSFIAKHREYEDLVPEDKRAEFEL
- a CDS encoding arylamine N-acetyltransferase; translation: MTIAPEQVDEWTVGTLDLDAYLGRIGQKRETPSAAALRELAKAHVLAVPFENVDVVLGQHKGIALEDVIGKLVGRHRGGYCYEHGSLFAAAAEQLGYPVRRLVARVQPQKNGPYTHMTLAVEADGVQHLVDVGFGAGMLVPMPLVDGAVVDQAGWPHRLVADGDWWRLQKKEGEDWTDLHAFTLTPMHRIDYEVYHHYTSTHPRSPFTGQLVVMRLEEGLSRKLVGEEFTVERPDGTKETTTIPPERLDATLRELDVVLTEDELAKLLTIYPG
- a CDS encoding trypsin-like serine protease yields the protein MRTRTLVAGLLTGAAAVLGLAMPAAAAEPPSGVQPLIVGGVDATETYSFMASMQTKSGDHNCGASLISPEWLVTAAHCVEGEQPSNWQYRINTTDHTKGGEVAEVDKFVVHEKYDGSGPYDIALVHLTKPAEAAPIEIGQSPAAGTDVREIGWGLTCPTRGCGEAPVVLQQLDTKIAEDSGCSGSGAYDAQSELCMDNQGGKASACYGDSGGPAVVKNGDKWTLVGATSRGQTASCPEMPGIYTDVTAFTDWIKQQTGK